The segment TATTGCATAAATAGGCTTTCCATCTTTCCACTTTTCTCTATTCTGTTTTGGTTCTCTTATACATATATGAGTATCAGTCTCTACCCCAGTTCCTATAATTATATAATTTTTAATCCCTTTATTTTTAAATGTTCCTTTTCCTTTATTTAAACTATTTAAAAATTCATTTTTTTCTGCCATTTCATATATATCCACATATTTTTTATTTTTCTCCTTGTCTTCAATAAATAGATAATCTCCGTATTCATATGTAGGTAACAACTCCTTAACTGAAGGAACCATTTTTCTAATTAGTTTTATATCACTTTTCTCTCTATTTTTTAATTTAAATATAAATAGAAAGCCTAGTTTTAATAATTTATAAAAAATATTTCTTTCTACATCTTCATATGGTAAATGTCCTCCACTCCAGAAATAATATGCATTTACAGATCCATAATTAGGTGTAGCTATCATTATAAACTTATTTATATCTTTTTTATAATTATCACTTTGAATATAATATCTAGTTACTATACCCCCCATACTGTGACTTATAATATTAACCTTATTTTTTCTTGTTACTTTTTTAGCTTTTTCTATCATTGGTATAAGATAGTTTTCTGCAGAATATGCATTAGATTCTCTCCAATTATAATAAGCAATAAATAAATTCTCTTCTTCCTTATATCCCATCCTTTCTAACATATTAATCATAGGTCTATAAACAAATTCAGATAATCCGAAATCATATCCTCCTGTGCCTGGTAATATACTTTCCCCTAAAGAACCCATTATGCCAGGAATAAATACTATAGGCGTATCATCCTTTTTTAATAACAACCTCTTAATAAATCCCATGTACATATTCACTCCTAAAAAGACTTTTTATAATTCATATGCTAATAATTACTATAAAATTTCATAAAAAAACTTAACTAAAACTAGAATTTAATTATATTATTAAGCCTTCATTATAAATTCTAATTAGTTAAGTCTACTATTTTAAAACTCTTTTATTTTTTATTATTTTGATCCTTTTCTTATTATCTGTTTTTTTGGCTTGTAGTAATCTTTGTGTAAAAGACCTTTCTCTACTACAGCTCCATTTTCATATGTTACTTTATAAGTATTTACTCTATATCCAACTCTTCCTTTTTGTGATACAACACTTTGACCTGGTTTTAGGGATTTATCTATTATTGTTTCAACTGTTGGTTTAACCCTTTCTACTATTTCACTTTCCATTTTTATAACTCTATTTGGATTCTTCTCTTTACCAAATAGTTTTATTAAAAGCTGATTACCCATTACATCTGCCTTTATATATATTGGCCAATCGAATGTATTTTTAAATTTTAGATCTAAATAATCATAAGCTACAGTAGCATCCTGACCATGCGGAACATATCCTACTGGTAAAGCATGATGGGTTCTTGCAACTATCTGTGTATTTGATAGTACTGCCGCATTATAAAGAGTACTAGATACTTGGCATACTCCTCCACCTTCTCCTGGAACAAACTCACCATTAACTATTATCGTTGCGTCCTTATACCCTGCACTTTTACTCCTAGGGCCTGTGGTTTTATTAAAAGAAAATACTTCTCCAGGCATTATAGTTTTTCCATCTATCTTACTAGATACAAGTCTTATGTTATGAACTCTATTTGCATCATTTGTTCCAAATGTAGTTGAAAATGATCCTATTTCCGTTTTTATTTGGCTTAAAGTTTCTTTAGTTACTGTAGGCTTAACTTCATTAACAGGTATTTTAATAAAATCTTCATTTTCTATTTTGTCTATAATTTCACTTTTAAGTTTCTTTTCATCAACTTCTAATCCTGATTCTTCAGGCGTTATTGTAAACTGA is part of the Gottschalkia purinilytica genome and harbors:
- a CDS encoding lipase family alpha/beta hydrolase produces the protein MGFIKRLLLKKDDTPIVFIPGIMGSLGESILPGTGGYDFGLSEFVYRPMINMLERMGYKEEENLFIAYYNWRESNAYSAENYLIPMIEKAKKVTRKNKVNIISHSMGGIVTRYYIQSDNYKKDINKFIMIATPNYGSVNAYYFWSGGHLPYEDVERNIFYKLLKLGFLFIFKLKNREKSDIKLIRKMVPSVKELLPTYEYGDYLFIEDKEKNKKYVDIYEMAEKNEFLNSLNKGKGTFKNKGIKNYIIIGTGVETDTHICIREPKQNREKWKDGKPIYAIKTTLGDGTVTCDSANFYGKKIYINSSHTDILYDCKYPLSDILNTSIPETTDILEYMSYNTIYSMILINISKVEIKHSDDYIIATEHENFKSEKVVIRRIDENVYWIMIRIKDDKANISFNSIKNGEGNIILFKGDKDKGTISKENINIKSKMSLSLE
- a CDS encoding VanW family protein — translated: MEINSSTIKKIILIFFILLIITIGIFSYSILSKKTIYNGVTVNGVSVGTLNTIDAETRLKEQLDKAVKSKQVLLQHDSYKKDVKYKDLGITYDYSKGVKEAFDIGRKGNIVKRLRDIISVSFNGKNISMDIVKDENKINDLISSIKKDVNKDKKEAKIQYSNGQFTITPEESGLEVDEKKLKSEIIDKIENEDFIKIPVNEVKPTVTKETLSQIKTEIGSFSTTFGTNDANRVHNIRLVSSKIDGKTIMPGEVFSFNKTTGPRSKSAGYKDATIIVNGEFVPGEGGGVCQVSSTLYNAAVLSNTQIVARTHHALPVGYVPHGQDATVAYDYLDLKFKNTFDWPIYIKADVMGNQLLIKLFGKEKNPNRVIKMESEIVERVKPTVETIIDKSLKPGQSVVSQKGRVGYRVNTYKVTYENGAVVEKGLLHKDYYKPKKQIIRKGSK